TCTTTATACTTGGTAACAAGCGGAAGGCTTTTGGGAGAAGTCCAACAGAACTTTACTACCACCAATACACAGCAGGGAACTCATAGTGTTGGGTCTATAagccattataaaaaataaatacacaattaaaattcACCCTGCATCACCCACTTACAGTAACTgtttcagcactaagtaactttaCAAAAAGATAACACGGTAACTACAGTAGATTaatggctagattctcaaaaaAGAAACACCCAATAAATGtactaaacagaaataaacaactcatacATTTTCTTTAGAGGCTTATGAGGAAACTTAAGTTGTTTactattatttgtattactgttataGGTATTTTTTGTCTTTCAGAAAAAATGCACCAATTATTATTtgaagtaaagagctttgagaatatGGACCCAAGTatacttttagtatttctaaattcagcactattgactGTTAAATAGTTATGGCTGGCACTTCAGAAAGTCATCTTTGGACTATCATGCTGCCTTTATGTTCTTTGAACAATAAAGCTATCCCCAAAACATACATGTGTAGAGGTGCCCGACTGGCTCACCTCGTAGaagcgcaggtttgcatcctggctgtgtgaagtaggccggtcttcgctggggactctgaaggaagcattgcattggctctggctcttccatgggttagggaggcaaaactgtcagggactgtttccCTCTTCATCgcgctacagcaaaccctgctggccagacgcAGTGAGCTCAAAGGCAAACATTGCAGGGCTGGCCATTGTCCGCCAAAGGTCGGTAGTTCACTGatatccgctctcgagttcctgggtgttgAACTATACTGGCTTGGTtatgggatcggaggatgcccactgaaccttcaggtctcctaAGCCACattgggaattgctgcagtgaaaagtgattgggcattccaaattgggagaaaattcagggaaaaataataattggacacactaaataaaaagaaataaatgtgcAACGCATTTAACTAGTTGGGACCCCTTGTACGGTATTTGCAATTTATGTTTCTCAATATCGACAGGTATATATTGCAGCAGTATAAGGCCTTCACATAAAAATCTagtatttgtttaattacagAAGTCATCAATATCAAACTACTGCAAGCCTAAGACTGTTTAAAGGTGCACCCATCACGGCAGAAATTTGGGGCAGACTACTTCAAAAGAGTGCCATTATCTACagtaattgaaaaatgtaatgaagcaCTAAGGTTGACTTTGCGTTAAAATAGCTGCTCTTCCCTGTTGAGGCTACAGGCCATTTGACAAATTAAAACTCTTATGTTATTGGTGTTTGAAATGGACAGGAGAACTGCAGGCTAGCACAGATAAACTGTATGAAAACAATACACTAAAATTACAGCAGGGCTTCATTTGACGCTTTTATTAGGCTTATCAAGGTTTACAATTCAGAGCACATCCCTCCTCAGATTTTGAATGTAATTTCCTTAGCGAGTTGGACACAGCTGACTGCCTTTGGAAAGCCTCCCTGTCCGGCTACTGTGTTGAAATGGGTGGCCCCTGAGCTCCCTTTGTAGACACATAAACAAACAGTCGACCTCTTTCCCAATCATTTGGCTCATTTGTAAAAACAAGCCGGGCTTGTGCTTGGGACACACAGCTTCATTTTCACACTATCTCATTCATTATTTTGCCTCAATAAAAACAACGTGTAATTTGGCCCTCTCCCATCGCCATTGCACTGGAGCCATTAATCTTACTCAGGATGCAAGCGAGCCATATACAGTAGAAACTGAGCCTCTTCTACTTTTATTACAATCTCTGCAGTGTCCCGAGGATGGCTTTTTTAAGGGAAGTTTGACTCGAAATCAATAGTCAGGTCTGTGGCACAGATGTAGGATTGTTTGTATTGTTCCAATGAGATGGTTCCAAGAGCTTTCAATCCCTCAGTACCTCAAATCAAAAAGGCTTTTATATATGTTCTCTAAACCCCTACAAAAGGAGTAATTTAGATGGTCTctgataaaaacaataaaaatgaaaaagcttgTTGAAAATGTCatgtaccttttatttttaaatgatgtatgtaCCATGTGTTACAAGGGGAGCCAAAGAGTCTTTTTACTGAAATCATTTTCAAATGCCTCTTGCTTTCATATATGTTCTTGGCAAACAGACAGCACATACAGTTTAAAATCTAAGGAAGGCAACAACATTagccttctttctttttttttttttttttactaccactTAGAAAAAACAGAGTTTAAATTTCAGGTTTACACAGTAAGAAGATTGTAAGATCAAATTCAACTTTTATGATGTTAACTGCCCTTTTGTCCGCCCTCTGACCTCCCCCTCCCAAAAAAGTACAAAGAATTTAGTAGATTTAAAAGAATTTGCTGGATTTAAATGTTGTTCTAAGGTATACAGCAagtcatactatatatataattttttttttttttttttttaaatacaaaaaaaaaaccacacacttttGGTCTTTTTCAGTTATATTGCACAGCAAGGTAAAGGAAGATTCACTTGTTTCACTGTTTACTTGATAATGCAATTGTATAGGGAAGAGTTACCAGAGCAGAAAATAAAGTCAGGCAGGATCTATCCCAGTTATCAAATCCATACCCAGACCACCTTTATTTATAACAATGAAGTGacacatgaaagaaaaaaaaaaactaggaaaaCATTACAAAAGGCAAGCAAACTTAATGTAAATGCCACATCACACTAACACTGATGGACACGGTTGTGTAAACCTGGAATTAGTAACTACAGTAAGAGGGTACAGTGGACTATGTTTTCAGTTCTGTGgttcaaataaatattgatggGGTTTGCCGATTGCTTGGTGCAGTGATTTATTCTTGGAACAGAcaccaaagaaatgaaaaagaacatCTTCCAAACTCGTATCCTAATTTAAACCAGGTCTGTGATTTAGCATggacaaaataatacaaatgaggATCTGCTAAAGCCACTACTTACTGAACTAAAAGAAACAGCAACTGAAATTGTTCCTATGATTAAAGACTCTCCCCTACCAGCACACACAAACCTTGTCTTCTCGAACACTCACTTGAATAAGGGACCGGATCTTGACTCAGTGATTTTGTTTGGGATCATTTGAAAAATCAGTCACTAAACATATATCAAATATGTGGAAGGCAGAGATGAAAGGAATCTTCAGCTTAGTCCTTTAAGAAAGTAAGTACTCACTTAATGCACAGTGTTTAAAACAACCCACAGGGGCTATGCTACTCTTGGTacccatttaaatgtattttggggATGGTTTCCAGCGGCCTCCCTTATAACAAAGCTCAGAAGTTATcttattttaaagatataaatagtgcctcataaaaaaagaaaatatgatacAAAAGGTTTACCTTTAGGAGCGCCTGATTGGTATTTATACTAGTACTTTTTCACAAATTCAAAAAGTTAGGCATgcactatatacatattttacatatgaaaaacatgttcatatttctaagacacagcagttttatGTATCTTCATTTTTagactgtacatactgtacttatGAGGGCACAGCAttgccaaaaacaaacacaagaacttCGCATGTTCGACACACCTTAATCCTGCAAACGGCGAGACATTATCTCTTATTGCTTCGAGTGTGGCATATTTGGCTTCCCAAAACATTCGTTACATTTAACACAGCCAACTTGGTGGCTTTCTGTTTACATTCTTCCACAGCTTAACCTCACCAGAAACCATGCAGACAGACAACGTAAGCAGTGCTTCGCCTCCAGCAAATGCATCAATAGAAAATAGaactgaattgtttttgtttatatttacagTTGTTCACTTGCTGTTAATGTTGATAACGCATCTTACCTTTAAACTGCACAGTCTTCCGGGAGGCAGAGATTCGAACGAATCAAAATGCTCAGAAAAAATCGTCATCAGTTGTGTAGCTTTCTTGCCCAAtcggaaaaatatatataatttaatgacTAATAGTTCAGCGCGGACCTACTGTGGCCAACTGGCCAATCATATGTAGGCACAGAAGCTACTTGTAATACGTCATTTCCAGGGATACACAGGAAGTGTGAGGTGGCTGTAAGAACGTTTTCGCTATGGTAAGAAATGTGCTGTTTATAACCTTTTAAAACAATACTTGCACGATATGTATCATTCATTCCTATTGCTACTCATTACAACGTGTCGTTTATTGCTCCCCATGTTATTAAACCGACAGAACTGCTTGCTAATTAGACGACCTATTTCGTGGACTGTATGAAATCAAGAAAATCGTAGACAGGAGCATTTAATAAAGTTTAACATCAAAACACTATGCAGCCATAAAATGTttcttaatttttgttattttcttgtgCCCAGCCAGCGTCGctgaaagttaaaaataaataaaataaaacatatggtGATGTACTACGCCTGTCTGTCACATTCCTGGATGTAATAGTGTAATTTAGTGTAGTTTAAGTACCTGTTGATGTACGTGTCTGTATTCATGCATTTATATAATTAGATTGTTTCTCTGTCCATACAAATGCACTTAAGAAACGCACTTTGATGACTTGTTGCTGTGTACAGTGATTACATGTCGAGTCAGAATTATATTAACACACCATGTCTAATTCTCTAACCGTTGTGTAGaaggaatggaaaaataaatacataagactGTTTACCTAAACATTTTTTCCCCAGCATgttattacaaaacattttatgaaGATTTCTTTGaatgagtactttttttttttttttatataacaaaagcTTAAACATATTTTGTCTGCAGTTTTCACCTTGTACTGGAAAAATGTTCCCCTTCGTGATCCCCAGTGAGCTGTAATGCTCCCAGCCTGCGGTGTATGTTATTGCCAGTCTGTCAGTTTCTCATCCCACTGGCTAGCAGTTTTCCCATTAAAAACCTTGATGTGTTACACCGCTATTGTCTATACTTGATAAATAAGTTGCTTCCTGTACCCTGTTTGCTGTGTAAGTGTTAGGGTCTCAAGCAACAGAGTGTTGAAAAATAACAGCAGCTTTGCAAATAATACTCTTTAGGCAGAAACAGAGTTTTATACAGATTGACAAGTGTCAAAGTAAatgcttaaaatatattattttcacatAAACTCCCCATTTGTTTATCTGCCTTGACAAACTGAACTTTCAACTTTGTCACCAGCTGTGACAACACTATTAATAAGAAATATAGTGacgtctgaaaaaaaaaagtaacagatttGCATAAGTCTCTGGAGACTGGGAGCAGACGAAAGATCAGCCACCCTTTGGAGTCCTATTCATCACCTGGAAGTCTTTTATGACTATAATGGCACATCTGTTTGCTCCTGAGACAATTCTTGGAATTAAATGATGATGGGAGAGAGTCTGATGAACCATAACAGTGCGGAGCAGGACAGACACAGCAGGGTCTATTCTGGCAGGGATTCAGGAatgtaaaagtgtgttttttttccaaggGTTTTCTAGGAAAAGACCATCAACACCACAGGGTATCCTAGAGGCTGAAGACTGcaaaaataatacagtttttttccTACATGATAAGGTTTCAAGTTAATTGCTACTGTGTTAAGGCAACAAAAGTTTATACATCTTTATTTGAAAGctgaaacaaaccttttttttttttctttttcaagaaactttttttttttgcttatttggtAGTATTTAGAAGGAATCATTACGGTATGATCTTCGATCTTGACACatgaaatgcacacaataaatacagtactaacaCAAAGTTCAAGACTTTCCCTTCCCCACATGTAGCCGCCTTCTCAGGGGTGGCACTTTGTAAAGTCACGCTTTGTCCAGAAATGTACTCATCAAATTGTCAAACAgcatttcagctaatgccttttAGGAATGTTCATTGCCGTTTTATTTCATGAAGACCATGTGCTTGTTAGAAAAAAGATAGCACTTTTCATCCCCTTTAAAACCCCATTCACATAAAGGAGTGCACATATTGGAGAGATGTTATCTTTTTGCCATAATGGAAACCAAAAAATACTATTCCTTGTTAAACCTTTAAATACTCAATTctgcctgtttgttttgcagtctgCCATTTTCAACTTCCAGAGCTTATTGACGGTCATCCTGCTGTTAATATGTACCTGCGCTTACATCAGAGCCCTGGCTCCCAGCattctggataaaaacaaatcCGGGTAAGGGCAAGTTCATTGACAGTTACAGCAGCCacatggtttgttttattataaacatgtcaaagtttaaaaaaaaataaataaataaaattgcatacAACACGGAAGTGTTTGTGGTCTATCAGCAATTCTGAAATCCCATATACGCTAGTCATTGAGTGCACAACTGTTCCTCTAAAGTGAAAtgtataataaacatgttaaaaatcTTATACAGGAGGGGTttccgagtggctcacctggtaaaagcacagccgcagggggagtcatacagttcAGGTTCGTGttctggctgtgcgaagtaggctggtcttcgctggggactccaaagTGAGTGTcccattggctctggtgctcccgtgggttagggaggcaaaaccgtcggggactgtttcactgtttcatcGTGCTACAGGGAACCCTGCttgccaggcacccagtgagctcaaaagcggacacctggcctttgtcctccagaggtcagtagttcgctgagttcctgggtgtaaaaggaagctggctcggtcgtagAGGATACCCGCTGAACCttgttctcctgagctgtgtgtggaattgctgcagtgaggagagtttttttttttttttttttttaataaaaatgaaaaaaatcttgtACAGTTTatcttttataaaatacattacataacTTTGCATCTGCATATGTATGTTTAGAGATTCCAACAAAGAACAACCAGATTAGTCCCAGGGTTTAAAGAAAAGATCTGAAGTTCTTCAGCTGAGAACAAAGGAGAATTAGGGAGGAACTTcattgaagttttaaaaaatacataatttaaatgaGTTGACCCTAACATACTTCAGGCACAGTACGGAAATCGTAACCCGAGGACAGAATTGGAGATTAAGTGGAGAGAGACTTACTGTAGGACAGAAGGTATGAAATTGGTTTTTTAgctatgttgttgatgctgaattattGGACCCTTTAAGACCTgattgagatcaatcagctaggAACTGGGTGAGCAGTattgggccaaatggcctcctctcgttcgtacattttttaaatttattttattcttatgaCACTCTTGTCCTGTTTGCCAGTGATTGTTCAATCTAGTGCCCTTTACTTTTCATGGTCTGTACCACACCACTTGTACTTTACAATCACTCAGGTGAGTTAATGACATGGATTTGAGTCGTTTAGCTTCACATTATGCTAAGTGAAATGTATGTGTCCAGGGGGCAGTCATTCAGGTGCATTTCAGTAACTCAAAAGTACCATGTAACATGAAGAACAGTCAATAGCTTGAACTAGATTTAATCTTACAAAGGTTGCACTTACACGTACCCCGCTGCCAGTCATGTAGATAGAAACCATCAACACAGACCTCAGAAACTAACTTTCTAATGCAGAGCTTCTCAAACTCAATGGTGAGTAGAACCATTTTAAACTACTGAGATTCTACTGTTTAGAAACCTCACGTGTCTGTACTAGTGTTGGCCAAAAGAGTGGATTCAAGTGATAATACATTTTAGATAATTGAGTTTAGATGCCTACTGTATCTGTTATCAgttagaaattaaaacaaaaaaaaagttgtttagtTCTTGGCCAGAGGATCTATCTCTAAGAACAAACCCATTTTaatagcaaacaaacacaaaatgaagtCCAAGACTGCCAATACCTGTATGATTACATAGCTTTTGAACAGTTTCCCGTTATAAAGTATGCTTTGTTTTAAAACCACTTCAATGTCACCCCATTGTCTGTTTAGAGCTTATGATATACCAATTACTGTAGAAACGTGGACTAAATTAGAAGATGTAAAATACCAGAAATCAGTATCCACAGTTTTAAAGGGTAGACTAATTACATACCTCTACAGTTAAAGatagaaatacacttttttttttttttttttttttttttttttaatggagcatGTATGTATCTTGATCTGAAAAATCATTGCATCTTGGGCTGTTTTCTTGTCAGAAGTCATCAAAGGCTGACTGAGTACATTTTGGAAATAACATTTCCATTGTGGTTTACCTGGGCAAATAAAGTAGGTTGTTACCGATCAAGGAAAATGATTGATGGCATTTCAAATTCTAAGTGATGTTAGACTATGCTTCATACGATTCCACGATGACGTATGAATGCCGTTGCATTTTGCACACTTCCACTTCTGTCCAGTTGTCCTTTGTGGACTAAAAAAGATTTCTTAAATTCCCATTCATTTTGTTTGCCCTTGGTTTGGTATTTGCTTCTGGTACTGAGCCTTTTTATCTTGAGATGACTGACAGAAACATGGTTTTAATGCTAAACATTTTCCATTAAAATCAGTAATCAAGACTGATCAGACTAAAGATAATATCACGTTATAGTCATTATTTTAATGCAGTCCTGCGCTTTCCTAGCATagggatttttattttcttcaagccTCAGTGAAGAGTATGATAATGCTATAACGTGTAAAATTAGCCTCAAAGCTTATTTTACCACCTCTCTTTGTTCTAAGCTCAGGGGAGCCTTTTAATACTCTCTGTTTTATTTGTCTCTCTCATTGGACtgagttaaaacaaaaatgacaacatttatttttgtaaaaaaattacaCAAGACGTGTGGTTGCTTCCTTGGCAGTGCAACAGTTTATTCTGTTATCCACCCAGTCACGGCCACTTCTGAGAGCGTGTAGCAGTCAGAGTACCATCTGTTGCTCTTCCCCAGCACCAAGATCCAGAGTGTGTAGGGTTCATGATTTGTGGTATTACTTTTCCACTGATGAAAGTGCTAGACAATGACCCAATCTGGCAAAGCAAACAATGAGCACATGTACCATTTATGGCGGACATTACTAAATAAAACAGTAGCTGCtgactttgttttatgttttacataCTTGATCTGTTGATAAAAGCTCCTTACATTGTAGTATCACCAACCAAAATGAGTTCATGTATTTACCCTGTAGTAatttattctgttttctttttgtcattgCCTCCTCCATGATCAGACATATGCCTTAGACTGATGAACCACTGATATCTGACAGCTGGTGGACAGACTGAGCGAgcaataatgttttaataaaaatcttTATACTATTCCATTGAGAAAAGCCCTTGTGGTCATAAAGATGAACAAACTTAATAAACACCCATATgaataccaatactgtattgcaaacttaaaattgactacagaaaaaatgtaattataaaattatttcattGTATTGCTGTTTTAAGTTTCTCTCATTCACAATAATCAGTAAACTATTTGTTGTTTAGGGAAGCTGAgcaattgtgcagttttaaatatagtatctgtaatatatatatatatatatatatatatttttttttttttttttttttttaaactgttgtaaaaaaatgTTCTTGCAGTCTCGGAGTGAAAGAGTGTTCAGCCACAAGCTCACAGCAAGTCAGACTGTAATGCTGTAATGTGATTATTCACAcagctaccttttttttttttcttaactgccTGGCAAATTCTTATGAATTGCTTTCTGTAGCTTAGAATATGGGTAATTATCTAGACTGTTCATTGATGAGTCTTGGCTGCCTTTGTGTAGCTTTCCTTGGCTTCAAGAGCTGGATCATTTAAACAGATAGATATATTGTGTGtgggggttatttttttttatttttatatttttttgctcTAGACAAAGATCCTGTGTATCTCAGATGCTTGCTTGTTAAGTGCCAGTAATCAATTAGTTATTGTTATGCCGAGTCCTATATTAGTAAGTGGTACAGCTGCTCTTCTATGCACACAGGAAATAAGGGAGGCCAATacagggaatatattattagaacaCCATCTCTAACTCAAACTAAAATAGGAAGGGTGCTACATGAAGTCttctaaaatcttaaaaggagttgagcAAGTTAACCCCAAGCTAGTACTTCAAACACAGCACAGGACCTAGGACCAGAGGGCAGGTACAAATTAAGTGGAGATAAgcttgggagagagggagagaaacacTTCTTTACAGGTTGTGGTATGGGTATAGAATGATTTGACCAGCCATGTTTGTATACTGAGCCTGTAGGTTCCTTTTAAGATCTGCCCTTTTTTACGGTAAGACCCAACAAAGTTTTAAGAGCAAgtagctactaggaactggacgagcactTATGTTCTTAACAGGACCCCCAAGGCtttaaacttttattgtgtaaaaagttattttaagacaagtacatttatttatagtATTATACCATACAGTTGCAGAAAGACCAATGCCTATAAATGCAGTTGTGCAAAGATGTTTCTGTCAGTCTCTTTGGAACAGACACTCTTCTTGCATGGCGGATTTCCAAATGATCTTTAAGTAGccaacatacagtactgtgtctGGAGGATTTGTGAGCTGGGACACGAGGGCAAGTTTAAGATACTAACCACACACTGTAGTTCTACTCACCATTGAATTTGAGAAGCTCTGCATTAGAAAGTCAGTTTCTGAGGTCTGTGTTGATGGTTTCTATTTACATGACTGAGTGCAACCTTTGTAAGATTAAATCTAGTTCAAGCTATTGACTGTTCTTCATGTTACATGGTACTTTTGAGTTACTGAAATATATATGAGCGAGGCAGATTGTGATCTTAACCACtcttgtctgctctgtgtttggtAATAATTTACATGTGCAATGCTGGTCGCCTTTGGCTTTGCCCAAAAGCCATAAATTGGAAAAACAAtaaattcaatgtaaataaaaagagaaattgtGAAATGTCATGTAATTTTGTGcgagtgtgtgttttttacagTGGCATTTCAGCCTAGCCTTCCCAGATTAGTTCATATTTGTAGATTTTTGGCAAGGTagtgtttcttttattaattgttattttttttcttcttttgttttacagaattttGGGAATATTCTGGAAGTGTGCCAGGATAGGTAAGTATTTGGTAAAGCCTTTTACAAACGTATGATATCAAATGCAGTGATAACATACATAGGAAAATTGGAAATCTGtagcaactacagtatatattgaatGCATCACTGTGACAGGTTGGAATTATGTGACTGTTGGCACATGGGGAATTATGTTTCTTTGTATATTTGAGATTAATTGTTGTAAATATGGATTTGTGCAAATAGATTAATTGAGTTATTTAACTGTGATGACGCCACAGTCACTTTACAATCACAGAACAAATTCTAAGACACAACTTCTGTAATGTACCCAACAGAGCATTTCTTGCACTCCATGTGGGTCATTCTTAAGTTATTAATTGCAAATTCTAGTGTATTCAAACAGCTGTAGCTtttacacacatattatatatatatatatatatatatatatatatatctatatatatatatatatatatatatatatatatatatatatatatatatatatatatatataacatacataaaTCCTTTGTCGACGCCCAAATTTTGCAAAAATAGATGGTATAGCTGAAAGATTTATGACACGCAACACACCCTGAAAAGTTTACTGTAGTGTGCCTTTCCACAACAAAAGAACAATGCAAGTCTAAGCAGTCTTTCTGCTTCTTGTAGCACTTGCAACTTAAACTGAACACGAATTTCCTGCAGCACTAAAAATATACATCACCAGATAAAGGGGAAAATACTATTTTGGCAAGAATACTTTTTAATGATAGTAAATTATAAATTTGACCTTGCTCCACAAAGAATTCTACtctattattttctattaataataatgtgcaaaATACATACCCACCAAAGGCTTTACTAGCTCTCGCTTTCAGTTATCAACCGAAATAGTGAGAACCTTCATGGCACAGGAGAGGCTGTCAAAAGAAAAAGGATGGCACTCTGAGGAACTATAGCTATAGTGTCCCCTTATCTTCTAGTAGCACACTACGGAGTTAAAAAACCAAGCTACTCAACGTGGGGGCTCTTTTTTCTGtatgaaaagtgtttttatagAAACCCATGTATTAACTCTCCAATCTGATCCAGGGTGTAGTGTGTTCTCGGAGGACGAATATAAGAAGTCGTTAATATGAAATTGCAGTCCCATTAACGGTAAATCTGTGTATCTTTAAAAATCCGATACACTGCAGAACGTAATAGAAATGTTGACACGGAAAATCACTGGGGACGCAGTGAaagatgttttcagtttttatttcggCAGGTTCACAGGTTCTGTTTGTTCTGTGGGAGATTTATAGGAGAACAATACTGCAGAGTGAGAAGAGTAGAGCTTCTCAAAATGGAGTATGGTGAGACCTGTAAAGGTGACGGGGACACAGCCTAGTATTCTACAGATTTTTACACAGTGCTTCTCATAACAGTTTTGCAGCACTAACATTTTcctcaagatttaaaaaaatgtaaatgtttcagtGCTGCAAGAAACtacaaagtatttttaaagcactaACCCATCCATTTTCTTATAACCTTAATGTACATCATTACAAGTCCCCTTTATTGTGGTGATCTTTTGGTTTTGCATTAAAGGTGTACAGTAATTCAAATACCGCACTGCACAGCTGTGTCTTGGCACCTGTGCAATAGCCGCacgtttttgcattttaaaacaaaggtaTGCAT
The sequence above is a segment of the Polyodon spathula isolate WHYD16114869_AA chromosome 2, ASM1765450v1, whole genome shotgun sequence genome. Coding sequences within it:
- the LOC121306308 gene encoding protein kish-A-like, giving the protein MSAIFNFQSLLTVILLLICTCAYIRALAPSILDKNKSGILGIFWKCARIGERKSPYVAICCVIMAFSILFAE